One Carassius carassius chromosome 28, fCarCar2.1, whole genome shotgun sequence genomic window carries:
- the LOC132108311 gene encoding cytochrome P450 2C42 encodes MELSSSLLLALVLAVLMFVWWKRKASGLSLPPGPLALPLIGNLPIMDKRAPFKSFMQWSKTYGSVMTVYLGPQRMVVLVGYDTVKEALVDQGEHFTGRAPIPFLIKVLRGYGLAISNGDRWRQLRRFTLTTLRDFGMGRKRMEQWIQEESRHLLKNFEETKSTPVDAAFFLSRAASNVICSLVFGQRFDYEDKNFLHLLQIISRLLRFISSPQGQLYNVFPRLMQLLPGRHHAMFKEIEDIKAFILKKIKEHEQNLDFSDPKDFIDCFSIKLKQEKHNPDTEFHKDNMLGTVLNLFIAGTETTSTTLRYALMLLIKHPKIQEQMQREIDRVIGQNRIPTMDDRKSLPFTDAVIHEVQRYLDIIPLNVPHYATHDISFRGYIIPKDTVIIPMLHSVLRDEEQWETPWTFNPEHFLDDNGNFKKNPAFIPFSAGKRSCVGESLARMELFLFIVSLLQKFSFSSPKGPDGVDTSPELSSFGNMPRFYDLIASPR; translated from the exons ATGGAACTCTCTAGCTCACTGCTGTTGGCTTTAGTCTTGGCTGTGTTGATGTTCGTTTGGTGGAAGAGGAAGGCGAGTGGACTTTCTTTGCCCCCGGGGCCACTGGCACTGCCACTGATTGGCAACTTACCAATCATGGACAAGCGTGCACCCTTTAAAAGCTTTATGCAG TGGAGCAAAACCTATGGGTCTGTGATGACGGTATACCTCGGGCCTCAAAGAATGGTGGTTCTGGTCGGTTATGATACAGTGAAAGAGGCTCTAGTGGACCAGGGAGAGCACTTTACAGGCCGAGCACCCATTCCCTTTCTGATCAAAGTTCTCAGAGGCTACG GTTTGGCCATCAGTAATGGAGATCGCTGGCGTCAACTAAGGCGGTTCACTCTCACTACACTGAGGGATTTCGGAATGGGACGCAAACGAATGGAACAGTGGATTCAAGAAGAGAGCAGACATTTGCTGAAGAACTTTGAGGAAACCAAAT CAACACCAGTTGACGCAGCCTTCTTCCTGAGCCGggctgcgtccaatgtgatctGTTCATTGGTGTTTGGCCAGCGCTTTGATTATGAAGACAAAAACTTCCTGCACTTGCTCCAGATCATCTCCAGGCTCCTGCGCTTTATCAGCAGCCCCCAGGGTCAG CTGTACAACGTCTTCCCTAGACTAATGCAACTCTTGCCTGGCAGACATCATGCCATGTTTAAAGAGATAGAAGACATCAAAGCCTTCATCTTGAAAAAAATCAAGGAACATGAGCAAAATTTGGATTTCAGTGACCCAAAGGACTTTATTGACTGCTTTTCTATCAAACTCAAACAG GAGAAACACAATCCTGACACAGAATTCCACAAGGATAACATGTTGGGGACCGTTTTGAATCTGTTCATAGCTGGTACAGAGACCACCAGCACAACTCTCAGATATGCCCTGATGCTTCTTATCAAGCACCCCAAAATACAGG AGCAAATGCAAAGGGAGATTGACAGAGTTATTGGACAGAACAGAATCCCTACAATGGATGACAGGAAGTCCCTCCCCTTCACTGATGCTGTGATTCATGAAGTACAGCGCTATCTGGACATTATCCCACTAAATGTTCCCCATTATGCCACACATGACATCTCATTTAGAGGTTACATAATACCAAAG GACACAGTAATTATTCCCATGTTGCACTCTGTCCTAAGGGATGAGGAACAGTGGGAAACCCCTTGGACCTTTAACCCAGAGCACTTTCTGGATGACAATGGCAACTTTAAAAAGAATCCAGCATTTATTCCCTTTTCTGCAG GTAAACGCTCTTGTGTGGGTGAGTCTTTGGCTCGTATGGAGCTCTTTCTGTTCATCGTGTCTCTGCTTCAGAAATTCAGTTTTAGCAGTCCAAAGGGCCCGGATGGAGTAGACACTAGTCCCGAACTTAGCAGTTTTGGCAACATGCCTCGATTCTATGATCTTATTGCATCCCCACGCTGA